A genome region from Natronosalvus rutilus includes the following:
- a CDS encoding RNA-guided endonuclease InsQ/TnpB family protein: MAEVVRNIQVKLTIPESRHSDVDQTFEEFRQAAQHVADYGWSDDPDHLVKAKNQLHKVTYTDVREQTTLQSSLVQSARNLAADALSNCKDLLEADKNTSKPEFRGSVIVYNGRTITYNDDHVTLATTGDRVKAEYVLPHDDEHTPFEEYWNEDDWEKREATLHKRDGEYYLHVTVEKAVDPLTDKQTENGVVLGVDLNVDGYLAVTSTGAFLGNADELNHRRDEYERRRGHLQQTGTRSAHLTIQSIGDRFAEWSRHRLHDVSNGIVREAVENDCTHVAFERLTWIWTRISNASKFQQWAFREIQRQVEYKAEEHGIEVDTVAPQYTSQRCSHSECRFTHEDNRDGDEFECLKCGKKLHADYNAARNVAWRLVQNWLTSGSGRATSQLALKSGTVNANGDFNASAV, from the coding sequence ATGGCGGAGGTGGTCAGGAACATCCAGGTCAAACTCACCATCCCCGAGTCACGACACTCGGACGTTGACCAGACCTTTGAGGAGTTCCGCCAAGCCGCCCAACACGTCGCGGACTACGGGTGGAGCGACGACCCAGACCACCTCGTCAAAGCCAAAAACCAACTCCACAAAGTCACGTACACCGACGTCCGCGAGCAAACCACTCTCCAATCCAGTCTCGTCCAATCCGCCAGAAACCTCGCCGCCGACGCTTTGTCGAATTGCAAGGACTTGCTTGAAGCCGACAAGAACACGAGCAAACCAGAGTTTCGGGGAAGCGTCATTGTGTACAATGGACGCACCATCACGTACAACGATGACCACGTAACGCTCGCCACCACAGGTGACCGAGTAAAAGCAGAATACGTCCTGCCACACGACGACGAGCATACACCGTTCGAAGAGTACTGGAACGAGGATGACTGGGAGAAGCGAGAAGCCACGCTCCACAAGCGCGACGGAGAGTACTACCTCCACGTTACCGTTGAGAAAGCAGTCGACCCTCTTACTGATAAGCAGACCGAGAACGGAGTGGTTCTCGGCGTTGACCTCAACGTGGATGGCTACCTTGCCGTCACCAGTACGGGAGCGTTCCTTGGAAACGCGGATGAGTTGAATCATAGGCGCGACGAGTACGAACGCCGTCGTGGACACCTCCAACAGACGGGGACTCGCTCGGCCCACCTTACCATCCAGTCAATCGGTGACAGGTTCGCCGAGTGGAGTCGTCATCGCCTGCACGACGTGTCGAACGGAATCGTTCGAGAAGCTGTCGAGAACGACTGCACACACGTCGCGTTCGAGCGGTTGACGTGGATTTGGACGCGCATCTCGAACGCCTCGAAGTTCCAGCAGTGGGCGTTCCGCGAAATCCAGCGACAGGTCGAGTACAAGGCCGAAGAACACGGCATCGAAGTGGATACCGTCGCCCCCCAGTACACGTCGCAGCGATGTAGCCACAGTGAGTGTAGGTTCACACACGAGGATAATCGTGATGGTGACGAGTTCGAGTGTCTGAAGTGTGGGAAGAAACTGCACGCAGATTACAACGCGGCGCGGAACGTCGCGTGGCGTCTTGTCCAGAACTGGCTCACGTCTGGGTCTGGACGGGCCACCAGTCAACTGGCCCTCAAGTCAGGAACCGTGAACGCGAACGGCGATTTCAACGCCTCCGCAGTATAG
- a CDS encoding ABC transporter ATP-binding protein encodes MSRGSAVMTDKAAPTVRADAITKRYTRGRSPGYLGRLLGRPEPPTVTALEDVSLTVSPGEIVGISGPSGSGKSTLLHHLAGLEVPDSGTVTIQGRSVADCSRRERTRLRLEHVGIIFQHFHLLESLSARANVALPLVELGVPKADRRERAEALLERVGLADRLTHRPGELSGGEQQRVAIARALITDPALVVADEPTGELDSETGRDVLEAFEQVAEDQAVIIASHDRATLAIADRRVRLHDGKRTEADTHASGAGASG; translated from the coding sequence ATGAGTCGCGGGTCCGCAGTCATGACCGACAAGGCGGCGCCGACGGTCCGAGCGGACGCCATCACCAAACGTTACACGCGGGGGCGATCACCCGGCTACCTCGGCCGCCTCCTCGGGCGTCCCGAGCCCCCCACAGTGACTGCCCTCGAGGACGTCTCCCTCACCGTTTCTCCAGGCGAGATCGTCGGCATCAGCGGGCCAAGTGGGAGCGGTAAATCCACCTTGCTCCATCACCTGGCCGGCCTCGAGGTACCCGATTCAGGGACGGTCACCATCCAGGGACGGTCGGTCGCCGACTGCTCGCGCCGGGAACGCACCCGTTTGCGCCTCGAACACGTCGGCATCATCTTCCAGCACTTTCACCTCCTCGAGTCGCTCTCCGCACGAGCGAACGTTGCCCTCCCGTTAGTCGAACTCGGCGTTCCGAAAGCCGACCGTCGCGAGCGGGCCGAGGCGCTCCTCGAGCGCGTCGGGCTCGCCGACCGGCTCACCCATCGCCCCGGTGAGTTAAGCGGTGGCGAACAACAGCGAGTGGCAATCGCCCGAGCCCTCATTACCGATCCGGCGCTGGTAGTCGCCGACGAACCGACGGGCGAACTTGATTCTGAAACCGGGCGCGATGTCCTCGAGGCGTTCGAACAGGTGGCCGAAGACCAGGCAGTCATCATCGCCTCTCACGATCGCGCCACGCTCGCGATCGCCGACCGCCGAGTGCGGTTACACGATGGGAAACGCACCGAGGCCGATACGCACGCCAGTGGCGCTGGAGCGTCGGGGTGA
- a CDS encoding FtsX-like permease family protein, whose product MYTRWRGLIGVAVGQTFSRATATARQRLGLTVLGVAVVIALLVVVTAIGVGLATSTSVYDDDVDYWIVPDTEGGSSPLVATDGPSFGDAHATTTRIEGIDGVDYVSPIAMTVLQIEHDGHSEYVLVVGVISQPGLDELVGVDSTALTPGDPYYTEGTWIGEVVLSEHAASLLAVDEGEPVAIGGTDTFTVTAIDDAQSAEAATIPVALVQLSEHQALTGADEDDLADQFVVGTNDPALKAELAGIYPQSTVHSRATMATSETMDAALPLALAGTAFIIAVAIGTLFVVTTLGLELVAERRQLATLSALGLSIASHLRLIGVQTLLTTLAGGLLGGVGGVLITIGINELAMEFLTSGPVAFVHPLFVGYGLAVSLVIGLVSLPWLALTTNRLARGVP is encoded by the coding sequence ATGTATACCCGGTGGCGAGGGCTGATCGGGGTAGCCGTTGGCCAGACGTTCTCTCGGGCGACGGCCACGGCTCGACAACGGCTTGGCCTGACCGTCCTTGGGGTCGCTGTAGTGATCGCACTGCTCGTCGTCGTCACCGCCATCGGGGTCGGGTTGGCGACGAGCACCTCCGTCTATGACGATGACGTCGACTACTGGATCGTGCCCGACACCGAAGGCGGGAGTTCCCCGCTAGTTGCCACCGACGGCCCGTCGTTTGGCGACGCACACGCAACCACAACCCGTATCGAGGGTATCGATGGCGTCGACTACGTTTCCCCGATCGCCATGACCGTCTTACAGATCGAACACGACGGACATTCGGAGTACGTGCTGGTCGTCGGGGTCATCTCACAACCAGGCCTTGACGAACTCGTGGGGGTCGATTCGACGGCGCTCACCCCGGGCGATCCGTACTATACAGAGGGGACCTGGATTGGCGAGGTCGTCCTCTCAGAACACGCTGCCTCATTGCTTGCCGTCGACGAGGGCGAACCGGTCGCGATCGGCGGGACTGATACCTTTACCGTCACGGCCATCGATGATGCTCAGTCAGCGGAGGCAGCCACCATCCCGGTCGCCCTGGTTCAGCTGAGCGAACACCAGGCGCTCACGGGCGCCGACGAGGACGATCTGGCCGACCAGTTCGTCGTCGGGACGAACGACCCAGCGCTCAAAGCCGAGCTCGCGGGCATCTATCCCCAGTCAACGGTTCACTCACGCGCGACGATGGCCACGAGCGAGACGATGGATGCAGCCCTGCCGCTCGCGCTAGCTGGAACGGCGTTCATCATCGCCGTCGCGATCGGCACCCTCTTTGTCGTCACCACGCTGGGCCTCGAACTCGTCGCCGAGCGCCGTCAGCTCGCGACCCTGTCGGCACTCGGACTCTCGATCGCCAGCCACTTGCGACTGATCGGCGTCCAGACCCTGCTCACGACATTGGCTGGTGGCCTCCTCGGTGGCGTTGGGGGCGTACTCATCACGATTGGGATCAACGAACTCGCGATGGAGTTCCTGACGAGCGGACCCGTCGCGTTCGTCCATCCACTCTTCGTGGGGTACGGTCTGGCGGTATCGCTCGTCATTGGACTGGTCTCGCTTCCGTGGCTCGCGCTCACAACGAATCGACTCGCTCGAGGGGTGCCCTGA
- a CDS encoding ABC transporter permease, translated as MRQWIARLRAGLVVSGAQLRHHRLRLGLAVVGVALAVLAVTLLAGAGVGVLETGTHQFESADRDLWVVSGETRLTTAGGGGFENSLYDSRSVATEIEAREEVRHAAPLAFDTVYVASNPNETFQTVVATGVPGGGPAVTVTEGEQFSGDPHYANGTYEGERTNEVLIDAETARQLEVDVGDTIYVGGSLATARNTPVTVVGISPTFERMLGVPTVTLPLSELHAVTGETAFEPATFITITLEDDADVEAVKRDLEQTYPEYEINTNQEQLEAVLQEQVLVLAAGATLVGLAIVAGIALTLTLLSLVVYQQRQSFAALRAVGLPSSLLLIVVAGQGVAVGVLGGLLGVVVTPPAVSLLNRLAGVVVGFDGLVRTDPAIYAGGFTIAVGIGTVAAVIAGWRLSRTSALEGL; from the coding sequence GTGCGCCAGTGGATTGCTCGGCTGCGCGCTGGCCTCGTCGTGTCCGGGGCGCAACTGCGCCACCATCGGCTGCGTCTCGGCCTTGCCGTCGTCGGCGTTGCCCTCGCCGTGCTCGCGGTTACCTTACTCGCCGGTGCTGGTGTGGGGGTTCTGGAGACGGGGACTCACCAGTTCGAATCCGCAGATCGTGACCTGTGGGTGGTATCCGGGGAGACCCGACTGACCACCGCTGGCGGCGGTGGTTTCGAGAACAGCCTGTACGACTCCCGGAGTGTAGCCACCGAAATCGAAGCCCGCGAGGAGGTTCGACACGCAGCCCCCCTCGCGTTCGACACCGTCTACGTCGCGAGTAATCCCAACGAGACGTTTCAGACCGTCGTCGCAACCGGCGTCCCCGGGGGTGGCCCCGCGGTAACGGTCACCGAGGGCGAACAGTTCTCGGGGGACCCCCACTACGCCAACGGCACCTACGAGGGCGAGCGGACCAACGAGGTTCTGATCGACGCCGAAACCGCGCGTCAACTCGAGGTTGACGTTGGTGATACCATCTACGTAGGTGGGTCGCTCGCGACGGCGCGGAATACTCCGGTCACCGTCGTCGGCATCTCCCCGACGTTCGAACGGATGCTCGGTGTCCCCACGGTCACGCTGCCGTTGAGCGAACTGCATGCCGTGACGGGTGAGACGGCCTTCGAGCCGGCGACGTTCATCACGATCACGCTCGAGGATGATGCCGACGTCGAGGCGGTCAAGCGTGACCTCGAGCAGACCTACCCCGAATACGAGATCAACACCAACCAGGAACAACTCGAGGCGGTCCTCCAAGAGCAGGTTCTCGTGCTCGCAGCCGGAGCGACGTTGGTGGGGCTCGCGATCGTCGCGGGGATCGCGTTGACACTGACGCTCCTCTCGCTGGTGGTCTACCAGCAACGCCAGTCGTTTGCCGCCCTCAGGGCCGTTGGTCTCCCCTCCTCGTTGCTGCTCATCGTGGTCGCTGGCCAGGGCGTTGCGGTCGGCGTACTCGGTGGCCTCCTGGGAGTCGTTGTGACACCCCCGGCAGTTTCGCTCTTGAATCGACTAGCTGGTGTTGTTGTCGGATTCGACGGCCTGGTACGGACCGATCCCGCTATTTACGCCGGCGGGTTCACAATTGCAGTGGGCATCGGTACGGTTGCCGCCGTTATCGCCGGTTGGCGTCTCAGCCGAACATCGGCGCTCGAGGGTCTGTGA
- a CDS encoding multicopper oxidase family protein, translating to MDGPTYGEHSSPDLEKFKDELKIPEERAPDGKRRGADYHEISVEETTHSFHSDLDDTTIWGFDGQFPGPVLTARKGERLAVEFDNSGMPDEHLFNVDTNVEGTTSENYVGYDSPVPEVRTVTHFHGLKVDPANDGQAEMWTSPDGVEGPRFVNAVQELPNRQDRLTTMYHDHARGISRLNNYAGLVGPYRIKSKQEDEMNLPDGEYDVPLVLADRSFTDDGELFYPSMFMANVAGDVATVNGTAWPNMEVEPRKYRFHIINVSNGRTYDLGLDNDDEEAHGGPALHQISAGHGFLEEVVSIGHHGDMESLVLAPFERAEVIVDFSEYAGETFTVTNGAMFPYNGDGGHDDGGHDMNGMDMGDGDDDMDHGDDDMDHGEGGMGHGDMDHPMIHEIMQFRVTDDVSEPDTTADPATLRLPNRKGPDPNAAKTTRKVTMEMGMDDNGLMIHTLNGKRWSDPIEYKPQLGSTEIWELENTDDHTHPIHLHLVEFDVIDRERHHSHDDPQPPEPNERGGVDVVKVNPGETVRIAVKFDTYTGKFPFHCHVLEHEEHDMMRMFEVVSGNSSSAGRGRETNSGNN from the coding sequence ATGGATGGCCCAACCTATGGGGAGCACTCTTCGCCCGACCTCGAGAAGTTCAAAGACGAACTGAAGATCCCGGAAGAACGGGCTCCCGATGGGAAGCGACGAGGCGCTGACTATCATGAGATCTCAGTCGAGGAGACAACACACAGCTTCCATTCGGATCTTGATGACACGACGATCTGGGGCTTCGATGGACAGTTCCCGGGTCCAGTTCTCACTGCTCGAAAGGGCGAACGGCTTGCCGTCGAGTTCGACAATAGCGGGATGCCTGATGAGCACCTGTTCAACGTGGACACGAATGTCGAGGGGACCACGTCCGAGAACTACGTTGGGTATGATAGCCCTGTCCCAGAAGTCAGGACGGTCACGCACTTCCACGGACTTAAGGTCGATCCGGCGAACGACGGTCAGGCCGAGATGTGGACCTCCCCCGATGGCGTCGAGGGTCCGCGATTCGTCAATGCTGTCCAGGAGCTGCCGAACCGCCAGGATCGATTGACCACGATGTATCACGACCACGCCCGTGGCATTTCCCGGCTCAATAATTACGCTGGACTGGTCGGCCCTTACCGGATCAAGAGCAAGCAAGAAGACGAGATGAACCTGCCGGACGGTGAGTACGACGTTCCGCTCGTTCTGGCGGATCGCTCCTTTACCGACGATGGTGAACTCTTCTACCCGAGCATGTTCATGGCGAACGTCGCTGGCGATGTCGCTACTGTAAATGGTACCGCATGGCCGAACATGGAGGTCGAGCCACGCAAGTACCGATTCCACATCATCAACGTCTCCAACGGTCGGACGTACGACCTCGGTCTTGACAACGATGACGAGGAGGCCCACGGCGGCCCAGCGCTTCACCAGATTTCGGCGGGCCACGGGTTCCTCGAGGAGGTCGTCTCGATCGGTCATCACGGAGACATGGAGTCGCTGGTGCTTGCGCCGTTCGAGCGCGCGGAAGTCATCGTCGACTTCTCTGAGTATGCCGGCGAGACGTTCACCGTGACCAACGGCGCCATGTTCCCGTACAACGGCGACGGCGGCCATGACGATGGCGGCCACGACATGAACGGAATGGACATGGGAGACGGTGACGACGACATGGACCACGGTGACGACGACATGGACCACGGCGAAGGCGGGATGGGACACGGCGACATGGACCACCCCATGATCCACGAGATCATGCAGTTCCGCGTTACTGACGATGTGAGCGAACCGGACACCACCGCGGACCCAGCCACCCTTCGACTTCCGAATCGCAAGGGTCCAGATCCGAACGCCGCGAAAACAACGCGGAAAGTCACGATGGAGATGGGTATGGACGACAATGGGCTCATGATCCACACACTCAACGGGAAGCGATGGAGCGACCCGATCGAGTACAAGCCACAACTCGGTTCGACCGAGATTTGGGAACTCGAGAACACCGACGACCACACCCACCCGATTCACCTGCATCTAGTCGAATTCGACGTCATCGACCGCGAGCGTCACCACTCCCACGACGACCCGCAACCCCCGGAACCAAACGAGCGTGGCGGCGTGGACGTGGTCAAGGTCAACCCCGGTGAAACCGTCCGGATCGCCGTAAAATTCGACACATACACCGGCAAGTTCCCCTTCCACTGTCACGTCCTCGAGCACGAAGAACATGACATGATGCGAATGTTCGAGGTTGTTAGCGGGAATTCGAGCAGCGCTGGTCGCGGTCGTGAGACGAACTCAGGAAACAACTAG
- a CDS encoding methyl-accepting chemotaxis protein has translation MNYQDAEAEWAVDGISFESARQTVVTSPYTDPTTEANSIAFVSQVPDNPERAIVLVVDLEAQTQQLERPSTAEGSFTHIVDNRGTVVMSHHTHDIATQNIGSDDEYEVESMAVKRGLNGETGYMEMDVGHGHSGQMAMGFAPVSGTDWVVMTHVPSESAYALQGTIERSVIALLLLSVLGLGVVGVVIGRNTTRPIEELADRASELESGNLETDLETKRTDEIGQLYAAFDNMRSSLRERIREVEDARAKADQFNDHLESKADEYAGVMQETAEGDLTARMDPESQSDVMAEIAVEFNQMVDEIEATVDRASQFANEVAASSEEATASTEEVHSASVQVTESIQEISDGAERQSESLQNVNREMNGLSTTTEQIAASSNNVADLANKTAETGREGQEAATEILEGMDEVETGSERTIDAIEALEEEIAQIDNLVEFITEMARQTNLLALNANIEATRSTEDGEGFSAVATEVKELAEETKEATENIEKRIEEVKAETDRTTSEVRQTSEQIADHRKDVEKTVDVLEEIAEYATRTSDGVQEISAATEEQAASTQEVVSMVDQAATIAKQTTSEAETVAAAGEEQTTALTEVSRSIATLSQQASELSTQLDEFETEIEFEVGDEPVSDDVSTSVNNSEGFSFIGQGDPDEQEPAPQDADSNSGPQQR, from the coding sequence GTGAACTATCAGGACGCTGAGGCCGAGTGGGCGGTTGACGGCATCTCATTTGAGAGTGCACGCCAGACCGTCGTTACCAGTCCGTATACGGACCCCACGACAGAGGCGAACTCGATTGCGTTCGTCAGTCAAGTGCCGGACAATCCCGAGCGAGCGATTGTGCTCGTCGTCGATCTCGAGGCCCAGACCCAACAACTCGAACGGCCGTCCACAGCAGAGGGGTCGTTCACGCATATCGTCGACAACCGGGGGACGGTCGTAATGAGCCACCACACTCACGACATCGCTACCCAAAATATAGGTTCTGATGATGAGTATGAGGTCGAGTCGATGGCCGTCAAACGTGGCCTGAACGGTGAAACGGGCTACATGGAGATGGATGTCGGACACGGTCACAGTGGCCAGATGGCGATGGGATTCGCGCCAGTTTCCGGAACCGACTGGGTGGTCATGACGCACGTCCCCTCCGAATCAGCCTACGCATTGCAAGGTACAATTGAGCGCTCCGTGATCGCGTTACTCCTGCTGTCGGTGCTCGGGCTTGGCGTCGTCGGCGTCGTCATTGGCCGCAATACGACACGCCCTATCGAAGAGCTGGCTGACCGGGCATCGGAACTCGAGTCGGGGAACCTCGAGACGGATCTTGAGACAAAGCGGACGGACGAAATCGGCCAGCTGTACGCCGCGTTCGATAATATGCGAAGCTCCCTGCGTGAACGGATACGGGAGGTCGAAGACGCACGCGCCAAGGCCGATCAGTTCAACGACCACCTCGAGTCGAAAGCCGACGAGTACGCCGGCGTGATGCAAGAAACCGCTGAGGGCGACCTCACCGCCCGGATGGACCCGGAGAGTCAGAGCGACGTTATGGCCGAAATCGCCGTCGAATTCAATCAGATGGTCGATGAGATCGAAGCGACTGTTGATCGAGCCTCCCAGTTTGCGAACGAAGTTGCGGCCTCAAGCGAGGAGGCCACCGCGAGCACCGAGGAAGTACACTCAGCGAGCGTTCAAGTGACGGAGTCAATCCAGGAGATATCTGATGGCGCCGAACGACAGAGTGAGAGCCTTCAGAACGTCAACAGAGAGATGAACGGGTTGTCGACGACGACCGAACAGATCGCCGCCTCCTCTAACAACGTTGCCGATCTCGCAAACAAAACCGCAGAGACCGGCAGAGAGGGCCAAGAAGCCGCGACCGAAATTCTCGAAGGGATGGACGAGGTCGAAACCGGCTCTGAGCGAACTATCGATGCGATCGAAGCGCTCGAAGAAGAGATCGCTCAGATCGACAATCTGGTCGAATTCATCACTGAAATGGCTCGGCAGACCAACCTGCTGGCCCTGAATGCGAACATCGAGGCTACTCGTTCAACTGAGGACGGGGAGGGGTTCTCCGCCGTCGCAACGGAGGTCAAGGAGCTCGCTGAGGAAACGAAGGAGGCGACCGAGAACATCGAGAAACGGATCGAGGAGGTCAAAGCCGAAACCGATCGCACGACCAGCGAAGTCCGACAGACGAGCGAGCAAATCGCAGACCACCGCAAGGATGTCGAGAAGACCGTCGACGTCCTCGAAGAAATCGCTGAGTACGCAACCAGGACGAGCGACGGCGTGCAAGAGATTTCTGCAGCCACCGAAGAACAAGCCGCGTCTACCCAGGAAGTCGTCTCAATGGTCGATCAAGCGGCGACAATCGCCAAACAGACTACGTCGGAAGCGGAGACGGTTGCGGCGGCCGGCGAGGAACAGACAACCGCACTGACCGAAGTGTCCCGATCTATCGCAACGCTCTCACAGCAGGCGTCGGAACTCTCTACACAACTCGACGAGTTTGAGACGGAGATTGAGTTCGAGGTGGGAGACGAGCCTGTCAGCGATGACGTGTCGACATCGGTCAACAACAGTGAGGGCTTCTCGTTCATCGGCCAGGGCGACCCCGACGAGCAAGAACCAGCACCACAGGACGCTGACTCCAACAGCGGACCTCAACAACGATAA
- a CDS encoding VirB4 family type IV secretion system protein, translating into MSDGSIRFALIGAVAQTLPDPATPEGLVLYLGLTVVGTLLVRSGWDRWHTEEVNEVELGDLLKQATIEAAQDERTVLDEVAHRHQNLIAPDAIEWGTRTARVGEQWTSTLYIADYPDYPKDGYLNELFELIDVEFDLTVHLTPRNQEQARDELQRAADDLQADADLERSVRGAYLQERAAEAVSTYKSVESGSRVFSQGTFLTIRAGTRDELRESVRTVRSRLREDPAGLSPKTAICKQDLVLRAAAPVGPNPFGREATALGGAVGALFASIHTATILEDGGVEFGAHWKNQSPVVIDPFARENGYAMFTIGDPGSGKSFGAKQNFIRSIEQSEDRIGIILEPLNNWAGVADALGGERITIGGEMGLNPLEIKPTPERVQRAMGEDASPYREKLDSVMSFLSNYFALRGILLDDRRTTLETALERAYTRKGITDDIATHHNESPTMRDVLDILEEMVENPAEYVVRTAAEAGKIESDATWLIDQLRPFSQEGRYENLGRKTEFDIRDEKVIYLDLAQQEGSLGGSTSLIMQLLISLVYERAKETEKEVVFVIDEARYIMQDAASLEYLEVVFRHHRHHNLSIRLVTQTVDEFFQHPESEAIIDQCAIKQFHHLDGMDREWAEEFGLNTAQMRFVQEAVPGNERTGYSEALVGVDGEWRGIEVRAMENEATVIDFDPKAHTRRDLPGEDEHDVGFGADRTMGDVQRDKAFSD; encoded by the coding sequence ATGAGCGACGGATCGATCCGATTCGCTCTCATCGGAGCCGTAGCACAGACACTGCCCGACCCCGCAACACCGGAAGGACTCGTCCTGTATCTGGGGCTCACCGTTGTGGGGACACTTCTCGTAAGGAGTGGCTGGGACCGGTGGCACACAGAAGAAGTTAACGAGGTCGAACTGGGCGACCTTCTCAAGCAGGCAACGATCGAAGCGGCCCAGGATGAGCGTACGGTTCTCGACGAGGTCGCTCACCGGCACCAAAACCTCATCGCCCCCGACGCAATTGAATGGGGGACACGGACGGCACGAGTCGGCGAGCAATGGACCTCAACGCTCTACATTGCAGACTATCCGGATTATCCCAAAGATGGGTATCTCAACGAACTCTTCGAACTGATCGATGTCGAATTCGATCTCACGGTCCACCTCACACCCAGAAACCAGGAACAGGCTCGAGACGAGTTACAGCGGGCCGCAGATGACCTGCAAGCAGATGCCGACCTCGAACGGAGCGTCCGTGGCGCGTACTTACAGGAACGAGCAGCCGAAGCCGTATCGACGTACAAGAGCGTCGAGAGCGGGAGCCGCGTCTTCAGCCAGGGAACGTTCCTCACGATCCGGGCCGGGACGCGGGATGAACTTCGAGAAAGTGTTCGAACCGTACGGAGTCGGCTCCGTGAAGATCCGGCTGGACTGTCGCCGAAGACGGCCATCTGTAAGCAGGATTTGGTACTGCGGGCGGCCGCCCCAGTTGGACCGAATCCCTTCGGACGAGAAGCGACAGCACTGGGCGGGGCCGTAGGCGCTCTCTTCGCGTCGATACATACGGCGACGATCCTCGAGGATGGCGGCGTTGAGTTCGGCGCGCACTGGAAAAATCAGAGTCCGGTCGTGATCGATCCGTTCGCCCGTGAAAATGGCTATGCCATGTTTACAATCGGCGATCCTGGCTCCGGGAAATCGTTCGGCGCAAAGCAAAACTTCATCCGCTCGATCGAGCAGAGCGAAGACCGCATCGGGATCATCCTCGAACCCCTCAATAACTGGGCTGGCGTCGCCGACGCACTCGGTGGCGAACGAATTACCATCGGCGGAGAGATGGGGTTGAATCCACTCGAGATCAAGCCGACGCCCGAGCGCGTCCAGCGGGCGATGGGTGAAGACGCGAGTCCGTATCGCGAAAAGCTCGATAGCGTGATGAGCTTTCTCTCGAACTACTTCGCTCTCCGTGGAATTTTACTCGACGACCGACGGACAACCCTCGAGACGGCGCTCGAACGAGCGTACACTCGTAAGGGTATCACCGACGACATTGCAACCCACCACAACGAGAGCCCGACGATGCGGGACGTCCTCGATATCCTCGAAGAGATGGTCGAGAATCCAGCGGAGTACGTTGTTCGGACGGCTGCTGAAGCAGGCAAGATCGAATCCGATGCGACGTGGCTCATCGATCAATTGCGACCATTTTCCCAGGAGGGTCGGTATGAGAACCTGGGTCGCAAGACGGAGTTCGATATTCGTGATGAGAAGGTGATCTACCTCGACCTCGCCCAACAAGAGGGCAGTCTCGGTGGGAGTACGAGCCTCATCATGCAGTTACTGATCTCACTCGTATACGAGCGCGCCAAAGAAACCGAGAAAGAGGTCGTCTTCGTCATCGACGAAGCGCGATATATTATGCAGGATGCGGCGAGTCTCGAGTATCTCGAGGTGGTCTTTCGTCATCATCGCCACCACAACCTGTCTATTCGGCTCGTCACCCAGACCGTTGACGAGTTCTTCCAACATCCCGAGTCGGAGGCGATTATCGACCAGTGTGCGATCAAGCAATTCCACCATCTCGACGGCATGGACCGTGAGTGGGCAGAGGAATTCGGCCTCAATACAGCACAGATGCGCTTCGTTCAGGAAGCCGTCCCAGGGAATGAGCGAACGGGCTACTCCGAGGCACTCGTCGGCGTCGACGGTGAGTGGCGTGGCATCGAAGTCCGAGCGATGGAGAACGAAGCGACTGTGATCGATTTCGATCCGAAGGCCCACACTCGACGCGACCTTCCAGGCGAGGACGAACACGACGTAGGGTTTGGTGCTGACCGCACCATGGGTGACGTTCAGCGAGACAAGGCCTTTTCTGACTGA
- a CDS encoding DUF7342 family protein: MTGETSDGTTGLRDRQTTGEDRVRMVARQLSEPKTANWIASEAEWSHEPTKRVLRRLVNDGVLRQDDSGTHTTYYPDYRQQAMQEAMRLRDGGRTVEELTDRLAEMKGQIRDWKEEFEVESPNQLRATLADENLGPDEEARRRDIAREWTHLQRRIQIVGFAIREWDFLAPNAEHADARS; encoded by the coding sequence ATGACCGGGGAAACGTCGGATGGTACTACCGGGCTCAGAGACCGCCAGACGACCGGAGAAGACCGCGTACGGATGGTTGCTCGCCAGCTGTCAGAACCAAAAACAGCTAATTGGATCGCTTCAGAGGCAGAGTGGTCACATGAACCGACCAAGCGTGTCCTGAGGCGACTCGTTAACGACGGTGTCCTTCGTCAAGATGATAGCGGGACTCACACGACGTACTATCCGGACTACCGCCAACAAGCGATGCAGGAAGCAATGCGACTTCGTGATGGTGGCCGAACAGTTGAGGAGTTAACCGATAGACTCGCCGAGATGAAAGGGCAGATTCGCGACTGGAAGGAAGAGTTTGAAGTTGAGTCACCGAACCAGCTTCGAGCTACCCTCGCTGATGAGAATCTTGGTCCTGATGAGGAGGCTCGCCGACGCGACATCGCACGCGAGTGGACACATCTCCAACGGCGTATCCAGATCGTTGGATTCGCAATCCGCGAATGGGACTTCCTGGCTCCGAATGCAGAACATGCTGATGCCAGGAGTTGA